From Gloeocapsopsis sp. IPPAS B-1203, a single genomic window includes:
- a CDS encoding multicopper oxidase domain-containing protein: MKITRREALKLGTLAGGSLLLPAGWERIGYAQTAPNKFTLSFRKPPVLQPVRSDAQTDYYQITMRKVQVEILPGKSTEIWSYNGITPGPTIIQRAGRQSVVRFINNSLGRPTSTHLHGMASLPQYDGYAEDLILPGYYKDYYYPNNRAATIWYHDHAIHATARNVYMGLAGMYIVQDQTELDLPLPKGEYDVPLIIQDKQFATNGKLIFDDQGEKSQFGDVIVVNGIPWPRMEVARCKYRFRALNGSISRSYQLSLSTGDPLIVIGTDAGLKPAPVAVQSFRFGMAERYEFVIDFSKYPIGTQIVLKNTSPKNNEDYSGRTNEIMRFDVVRDATDDSSIPSQLRTFTPLLASQAVRTREFRYERTNGLWVTNGKIWDANRVDAAPQFGDVEIWRLYNNSGGWFHPIHLHLIDCQILDRNGKAPFSYEVGWKDVFYVGENESVRVIGKFGPNTGKYMQHCHNTVHEDHDMMNQFEVLQNSLASQSGNIGQDPIAAARPKQLPAPPL, encoded by the coding sequence ATGAAAATAACAAGGCGAGAAGCACTAAAATTAGGAACGCTTGCGGGAGGATCTTTGCTGCTTCCAGCAGGTTGGGAACGCATAGGCTATGCTCAAACTGCTCCAAATAAATTTACTCTATCCTTTCGTAAACCGCCTGTGCTTCAACCGGTACGAAGTGATGCGCAGACTGACTATTACCAAATTACTATGCGTAAGGTTCAGGTTGAAATATTGCCTGGTAAATCAACCGAGATTTGGAGCTATAACGGAATTACACCTGGACCAACAATTATTCAACGCGCAGGGAGACAATCTGTTGTTCGCTTTATCAACAATAGCTTAGGCAGACCAACTTCTACGCATTTACACGGCATGGCGTCTTTGCCACAATACGACGGCTATGCTGAAGATCTTATCCTTCCAGGATATTACAAAGATTACTATTATCCCAATAACCGTGCTGCTACAATCTGGTATCACGATCACGCTATTCATGCTACAGCCCGCAACGTTTATATGGGGCTAGCGGGAATGTATATTGTACAAGATCAAACTGAACTTGATTTACCCCTACCCAAAGGGGAGTACGATGTGCCATTAATTATCCAGGATAAGCAATTTGCCACAAATGGCAAATTAATTTTTGATGACCAAGGGGAAAAAAGCCAGTTTGGTGACGTTATTGTAGTCAATGGCATACCTTGGCCACGGATGGAAGTAGCAAGATGCAAGTATCGCTTCCGTGCCTTGAATGGCTCTATTTCTCGCTCTTATCAGCTCTCACTCAGCACAGGCGACCCTTTAATCGTCATCGGTACAGATGCGGGACTCAAGCCAGCACCTGTAGCAGTACAAAGTTTCCGTTTTGGTATGGCAGAACGATACGAGTTTGTTATCGACTTTTCTAAGTATCCTATCGGTACACAGATCGTCTTGAAAAACACAAGCCCGAAAAATAATGAAGATTATTCTGGTAGAACAAATGAGATCATGCGTTTTGACGTCGTACGAGATGCGACTGATGACAGTTCAATACCAAGTCAGTTACGTACTTTTACTCCCTTGCTAGCTTCTCAAGCTGTCCGCACCAGAGAATTTAGATATGAACGGACTAATGGTTTGTGGGTGACTAATGGTAAAATCTGGGATGCTAATCGAGTTGATGCTGCTCCCCAGTTTGGAGATGTCGAAATTTGGCGTTTGTATAACAATTCAGGTGGTTGGTTCCATCCTATACATCTGCACCTAATCGACTGTCAGATTCTTGACCGTAATGGGAAAGCGCCATTTTCATATGAAGTTGGTTGGAAAGATGTTTTCTATGTTGGGGAAAATGAATCAGTTAGGGTAATTGGTAAATTTGGTCCCAATACAGGCAAATACATGCAACACTGCCATAACACAGTTCATGAAGATCATGACATGATGAATCAGTTTGAAGTGTTGCAAAA